The sequence ATATACCCGCCTTTTGCCGCTGCCGCGTAGATCTCCATCCACTCAACGCAGTTGTACCCAAGAACCGCAAACCGGTCACCCTTCTTCATGCCCATCTTGGCCAGCGCGTTCGCCAGTCTGGCTGAGCGCTCATTCCACTGCTTGAACGTGAACTGCTTGTTCAAGTCCTTGCAGCCGACCTTGTTCGGCCACTTGAAGGCGTTCACCCTCAACACATCTTTTGCCGTCATCCAGTTTCCGAACTTCATAGCCACCCCTCCTCCTCGAATAGTATTTATGAAATTGGTTACCCCTTAGCCCGATCTCGCTACTCAACAAGCTCCAGGATGTGGTACACGCGCTGCGGCATCTTGCTCCGCGCAACGTTGTCGATGAGGTTGATCATGCATCCCGGGCACGCCGTCACCACGATATCCGCACCTGTTGCCTTGATGCCGTCCATCTTTTTATCCGCAATCTTCTTGGTAAGATCGTAATGATAGACGCTAAAGGAACCACCCATACCGCAGCACATGTCGGCGTTCGGCATCTCCGCGTACTTCAACCCTTTGAGCGACTTCAAGATCGCCCTCGGCTGGTCCTTTATGTTCTGGTATCTTACCAGATGGCACGGGTCATGCCAGGTCGCGGTCTTCCCTTCGAACTCCTTTCTTAATTTGAAATCTTCCGGTCCCAGTTTGAGTACATCCACCACGAACTCGGTGACATCTTTTATCTTCTTCGCGAACTCTTCGTACTCCTTCTGCTGCTGCTCGTTATCAGGCAGATATACCTTGTAATCTTTCAGGGTCGAACTGCATGTGCCGCATGCGGTCAAGACATAATCCAGATCCTTAAAGGCCTTGATGTTGTCTGCGGCGAGTATTCGTCCTGTTTCCATGTCACCGCTGAAATAGATGGCTGCACCGCAACAGTTCTGCTCTTTAGGCACTACCACTTCGATCCCGCGTTTCGTCAGGAAGTCGATGAGTTTCAGTCCGATCTCCGGATAGATAAAATCAGTGGCGCAGCCCATGAAATAGCCCACTCTCATCTTGGGCTGCCCCCCTGTTTGCGGTTTGTTTACCTCCTTGACCTGCTCCCTGAGAAAGGTCTTTGCGATCGCAGGTATGTGCCTGCCCTGGCCCAGTGCCTTCATGAAATCAGGCAGATGGCGTATGTTGCCCTCCCCTTTGGGGAAAAGCCACTGGAATTTTGAAGCAAGCTTCACGTAACGGCCGAATGTCTTTCTGTTGGCCATCACTTTGCGGAACGCGAAATTCTTGATGAAAGGAAGCCCTTTGTCCTTCACCATCTGGGCACGCGCTCCAACTACGACGCGATCGATCTGCGACTTGGCCGGGCAGTTCACCACGCAACGTTTGCAGAGCAGGCACTTGCCTATGATCTCCCCCATCTCTTTGGTGAATTCCTGCTCTCCCTTGAGCACGAGTTTCGTGAGGTAGTTCTTGCCGCGCGCCAGGCCTGTTTCCACGTGCTCTTCCTGGTACACAGGGCAGAAATATGCGCAGAAACCGCATTTCATGCACTGGTCTGCGAACTTTTCTACTTTCTTCAGCTCT comes from Syntrophorhabdales bacterium and encodes:
- a CDS encoding (Fe-S)-binding protein produces the protein MRDLKELKKVEKFADQCMKCGFCAYFCPVYQEEHVETGLARGKNYLTKLVLKGEQEFTKEMGEIIGKCLLCKRCVVNCPAKSQIDRVVVGARAQMVKDKGLPFIKNFAFRKVMANRKTFGRYVKLASKFQWLFPKGEGNIRHLPDFMKALGQGRHIPAIAKTFLREQVKEVNKPQTGGQPKMRVGYFMGCATDFIYPEIGLKLIDFLTKRGIEVVVPKEQNCCGAAIYFSGDMETGRILAADNIKAFKDLDYVLTACGTCSSTLKDYKVYLPDNEQQQKEYEEFAKKIKDVTEFVVDVLKLGPEDFKLRKEFEGKTATWHDPCHLVRYQNIKDQPRAILKSLKGLKYAEMPNADMCCGMGGSFSVYHYDLTKKIADKKMDGIKATGADIVVTACPGCMINLIDNVARSKMPQRVYHILELVE